One region of Desulfatiglans sp. genomic DNA includes:
- a CDS encoding ABC transporter substrate-binding protein produces MNEVKIWLILIIILSLCFSCSKKQNDQESLRLVYPEKVNYEAFIIAKELNFYEEVGLKVKISPVIGGINAAEAMMAGAADSAAMGDAPAVILVSKNAPVKIVVRYGEGTGIHRLVSRKEIRQPAELKGKRIGLQSGSSTYGGFLLWADRNGLDLNSMNIIPMDPLNMPEAMRTNQLDAIAGSEPWPSNVEKLCGENVHELANFRNLGNTFPHVLIMSDRFLSKQPDAALKLIRAISLATDYLNENPEEAAKITSKYTGLTIDNQQKCTSLVNWKTGWDERDLRSLEITARYLKQFDKIKEIPEFGDFIKTDF; encoded by the coding sequence GTGAATGAGGTAAAAATCTGGCTGATATTAATTATAATATTAAGTTTGTGTTTTTCCTGTTCTAAAAAACAAAATGATCAGGAATCCTTGCGTCTTGTTTACCCTGAGAAGGTCAATTACGAAGCTTTCATAATTGCAAAGGAATTGAATTTTTATGAAGAGGTCGGCCTTAAGGTAAAAATAAGCCCTGTTATCGGAGGAATAAATGCCGCTGAAGCCATGATGGCCGGAGCTGCAGACTCTGCTGCAATGGGTGACGCTCCGGCAGTTATACTGGTATCGAAGAATGCTCCGGTAAAAATTGTTGTGCGCTACGGAGAAGGTACAGGCATACACAGGCTCGTAAGCAGGAAAGAGATCAGACAGCCTGCTGAACTGAAAGGAAAACGCATAGGACTCCAGTCCGGCTCAAGCACTTACGGCGGATTTTTATTATGGGCTGACAGGAACGGCCTGGATCTCAACAGCATGAATATCATTCCAATGGATCCTCTGAACATGCCAGAAGCTATGCGGACAAACCAGCTTGACGCAATCGCAGGCAGCGAGCCATGGCCTTCAAATGTTGAAAAATTATGCGGAGAAAATGTCCATGAACTGGCAAATTTTAGAAATCTGGGCAACACCTTCCCGCATGTCCTTATCATGAGCGACAGGTTTCTCTCAAAACAGCCTGATGCAGCGCTGAAGCTAATCAGGGCAATTTCATTGGCTACAGATTATCTGAATGAAAATCCTGAAGAGGCCGCGAAGATCACCTCTAAATATACAGGATTAACTATTGACAATCAGCAGAAATGCACTTCTCTCGTAAACTGGAAAACCGGATGGGATGAACGCGACCTGAGGAGCCTGGAAATAACCGCGCGTTACTTGAAGCAATTTGACAAGATAAAAGAGATACCGGAATTTGGTGATTTTATAAAAACTGATTTTTAA
- a CDS encoding FAD-dependent oxidoreductase → MALSKDIIRELEDVVGEEFICCDPAIMPSYHGSDLGAVVLPENTAQVQAIIKTCNKYKLQFSAVSTGWTGSFKKDIVYLDMRRMNRIIEINEKNMYAVIEPYVITAELQAECFKKGLHFNVKGAGSNCSAMLRGHGHLDQSTSGDDRNHLAIEWVTPEGEIVRSGALGSTDEWFCGDGPGPSIRAILTSAVPPGVTPGVFTKAAIKLYHWAGPPKYDIQGLSPKYTLAEVPKNMMARYYSFPSVEKMWQAEIRLGENEICMELMGFNVSMVAANIATCNEDDERIFKQLDKEKKGPGFFVIIAGNSDNDFAFKKKVLEQIVKEAEGESMKSLEDPETEGILIAQCTRVTASIRETFRAGGAFSSIPIMSQRDLTIKWAIGAGEAKLPLIKAGHIVDDGGAFFGWGVEQGHVGKTEIFCKFDPANEKAKAAVEKWSKEQGRRAFDESYFALMMGEVSDDIKAKMCHYDKWWIALTRAFDPNDVAPQGGPLV, encoded by the coding sequence ATGGCTCTAAGTAAAGATATTATTAGAGAGTTAGAGGATGTTGTCGGTGAAGAGTTTATATGCTGTGACCCGGCAATAATGCCTTCATACCACGGTTCTGATCTGGGGGCGGTAGTTCTCCCTGAAAACACGGCCCAGGTTCAGGCTATTATAAAAACCTGTAACAAATACAAACTTCAGTTCAGCGCAGTATCAACGGGCTGGACCGGCTCATTCAAAAAAGACATTGTTTATTTAGATATGCGCAGGATGAACCGCATAATAGAGATAAACGAGAAGAACATGTATGCGGTTATTGAGCCCTACGTTATTACAGCAGAGCTCCAGGCAGAGTGTTTTAAAAAGGGACTGCATTTTAATGTAAAGGGGGCAGGCAGCAACTGTTCAGCCATGCTCAGAGGACATGGTCACCTTGACCAGAGCACAAGCGGTGATGACCGCAACCATCTTGCCATTGAATGGGTTACACCTGAAGGCGAGATAGTAAGGTCAGGGGCCCTAGGCTCAACTGACGAGTGGTTCTGCGGCGACGGCCCTGGCCCATCCATCAGGGCAATACTTACAAGCGCTGTGCCGCCGGGGGTTACGCCCGGCGTATTTACCAAGGCCGCTATAAAGCTCTATCACTGGGCAGGCCCGCCTAAATATGATATCCAGGGGTTATCACCCAAGTATACCCTGGCTGAGGTGCCTAAAAACATGATGGCACGCTACTACAGCTTTCCATCTGTGGAAAAGATGTGGCAGGCTGAGATCAGGCTGGGTGAAAATGAGATATGCATGGAGCTTATGGGCTTTAATGTTTCCATGGTGGCAGCCAATATTGCCACCTGCAATGAGGATGATGAAAGGATTTTCAAACAACTCGACAAGGAAAAGAAGGGGCCTGGCTTCTTCGTAATCATTGCAGGTAACTCTGATAATGACTTTGCTTTCAAGAAAAAGGTGCTTGAGCAAATTGTTAAGGAGGCTGAGGGTGAATCCATGAAGTCACTTGAAGACCCTGAAACAGAGGGTATCCTGATTGCCCAGTGTACAAGGGTCACGGCCTCCATCAGGGAGACATTCCGCGCTGGCGGGGCATTCAGTTCAATCCCGATCATGAGTCAGAGAGACCTGACCATCAAGTGGGCTATTGGGGCCGGAGAGGCCAAACTGCCCCTCATTAAGGCAGGCCACATAGTTGATGACGGCGGGGCATTCTTTGGCTGGGGTGTTGAGCAGGGTCATGTAGGTAAAACAGAGATATTCTGTAAATTTGATCCGGCCAATGAAAAGGCCAAGGCGGCTGTTGAAAAATGGTCGAAGGAACAGGGCCGCAGGGCCTTTGATGAGAGCTACTTTGCCCTGATGATGGGTGAGGTAAGCGACGATATCAAGGCGAAGATGTGTCACTATGACAAGTGGTGGATAGCGCTTACACGTGCATTTGACCCGAATGATGTGGCACCGCAGGGTGGTCCGCTTGTATAA
- a CDS encoding (Fe-S)-binding protein — protein MGLEQYQGDVNMCCRCSACKFIPLQQVKSYDFSYVCPSISRFQFHSYSGGGRANIISAGLKNGFNYTDKLLDIVYNCQMCGACGVSCNYAMDMELQEPINEMRIKCVAEGKTHPELERVIKTLKKTGTMVPVQGKRGDWAKGLDLKDATKEKVDVLFHVGCLTSYNKDMHKLAKATAQILKKAKVNFGIFGDMETCCGGRAYQMGYEKEFLKQAKMNMAMIKKAGIKTVVTACADGYHAFKVLYDKYELKGDLTVLHISEYIDMLIKEGKLKPKKALDMVVTYHDPCRLGRLGEPWRHYKGKKIPGDRFVFDPPKEYRRGTKGVYEPPRDIIKSIPGVKLIEMERIREYAWCCGAGGGVIESNPDFAEWTATERIFEATATGAEAIVTACPWCEMTLSQAIEENESSLKVYDIVELVAKAL, from the coding sequence ATGGGATTAGAACAATATCAGGGCGATGTAAACATGTGCTGCCGGTGTTCAGCCTGTAAATTTATCCCCCTGCAGCAGGTAAAGAGCTATGATTTTTCATATGTATGCCCCAGTATATCAAGGTTTCAGTTTCACAGCTATTCAGGCGGTGGAAGGGCAAATATCATTTCAGCAGGGCTGAAAAACGGCTTTAATTATACAGATAAGCTTCTGGATATAGTTTACAACTGCCAGATGTGCGGGGCATGCGGTGTGTCCTGTAATTACGCAATGGATATGGAACTCCAGGAACCGATCAATGAAATGAGAATCAAGTGTGTGGCAGAAGGCAAGACCCACCCTGAACTTGAAAGGGTAATAAAAACCCTTAAAAAGACAGGGACAATGGTGCCTGTACAGGGCAAAAGGGGTGACTGGGCCAAAGGGCTTGACTTAAAAGACGCAACAAAGGAAAAGGTTGATGTGCTGTTCCATGTGGGCTGTCTTACAAGCTACAATAAAGATATGCACAAACTTGCAAAGGCAACAGCCCAGATACTTAAAAAGGCAAAGGTTAACTTCGGCATTTTTGGCGACATGGAAACCTGCTGCGGAGGCCGCGCCTATCAGATGGGTTACGAAAAGGAATTCCTGAAACAGGCAAAGATGAATATGGCCATGATAAAAAAGGCCGGCATAAAAACAGTTGTAACGGCCTGTGCTGATGGATACCATGCATTCAAGGTGCTCTATGATAAATATGAACTCAAGGGAGACCTTACGGTGCTTCATATATCAGAGTACATTGATATGCTGATTAAAGAGGGTAAACTTAAACCCAAAAAGGCCCTTGACATGGTGGTTACATATCATGACCCGTGCAGGCTTGGCAGGCTCGGTGAACCCTGGAGACATTACAAGGGCAAAAAGATCCCCGGTGACAGGTTTGTATTTGATCCGCCAAAGGAATACAGAAGGGGCACAAAGGGTGTCTATGAACCGCCACGGGACATAATAAAGAGCATACCGGGCGTAAAGCTTATTGAGATGGAAAGGATCAGGGAATATGCATGGTGCTGCGGTGCAGGAGGCGGGGTAATAGAATCAAATCCTGATTTTGCAGAATGGACAGCCACTGAAAGGATATTCGAGGCCACAGCAACTGGCGCAGAGGCGATCGTGACTGCATGCCCCTGGTGTGAGATGACACTCTCTCAGGCGATCGAAGAAAACGAAAGCAGCCTCAAGGTCTACGATATCGTCGAACTTGTAGCAAAAGCACTCTAG